One window of the Terriglobales bacterium genome contains the following:
- a CDS encoding aminotransferase class III-fold pyridoxal phosphate-dependent enzyme — protein RMHTGNLEVVALRHGYSGRSSLARGLTGMHTWRKATIEVGIVHAMNPYCYRCPLGLKYPECEVACAKDLEQVIQFSTSGRIAAFIAEPIQGVGGFITPPKEYFKLAFNIVKQYGGDFIADEVQTAWGRTGHKWFGIEHWEVEPDILTSAKGLANGQPVGLTVTRPEIADSFQGLTISTFGGNPVTCATAKAVIDVIEEDDLRSNAAVVGAYWREKLEALADKHPLIGDVRGMGLMQALELVEDRKSKQPAPAATNAVMEAARERGLLIGKGGFYGNCLRMSPPLNIAKSDVDEAVRILDESFVAVEHASAAVTGR, from the coding sequence CGCATGCACACCGGCAATCTCGAGGTCGTGGCCCTGCGCCACGGTTACAGCGGGCGCTCTTCCCTGGCCCGCGGGCTCACCGGCATGCACACCTGGCGCAAGGCCACCATCGAGGTCGGCATCGTGCACGCCATGAACCCCTACTGCTATCGCTGCCCGCTGGGACTGAAGTATCCGGAGTGCGAGGTGGCCTGCGCCAAGGACCTGGAGCAGGTGATCCAGTTCTCCACCTCGGGGCGCATCGCCGCCTTCATCGCCGAGCCTATCCAGGGCGTGGGCGGGTTCATCACTCCGCCCAAGGAATATTTCAAGCTCGCCTTCAACATCGTGAAGCAGTACGGCGGCGACTTCATCGCCGACGAGGTGCAGACCGCCTGGGGCCGCACCGGGCACAAGTGGTTCGGCATCGAGCACTGGGAGGTGGAGCCCGACATCCTGACCTCGGCCAAGGGCCTGGCCAACGGCCAGCCCGTCGGCCTGACCGTGACGCGACCCGAGATCGCCGACTCCTTCCAGGGGCTGACCATCTCCACCTTCGGCGGCAATCCCGTGACCTGCGCCACCGCCAAAGCGGTCATCGACGTGATCGAGGAAGACGACCTGCGCAGCAACGCGGCCGTGGTCGGCGCCTACTGGCGCGAGAAGCTGGAGGCGCTGGCCGACAAGCACCCGCTCATCGGCGACGTGCGCGGCATGGGCCTGATGCAGGCCCTGGAGCTGGTGGAGGACCGCAAGTCCAAGCAGCCTGCTCCCGCCGCCACCAACGCGGTGATGGAAGCGGCGCGCGAACGCGGCCTGCTCATCGGCAAGGGCGGCTTCTACGGCAACTGCCTGCGCATGTCCCCGCCGCTCAACATCGCCAAGAGCGACGTGGACGAGGCCGTGCGCATCCTCGACGAGAGCTTCGTCGCCGTGGAGCACGCCTCGGCCGCGGTCACCGGACGCTAG